The Candida dubliniensis CD36 chromosome 5, complete sequence genome has a window encoding:
- a CDS encoding ATP-binding protein, putative, translating into MFGQIVIGPPGSGKSTYCHGMYQFMSAIGRKSCIINLDPANDRLPYPCELDIRDYISLEEIMEELDLGPNGGLMYALESLDKQGIDLFIGKIEQLINESNYLLFDCPGQVELFTHHNSLYRIFKKLTQLKRLRLCVVSLIDCIYLTSPSQYISILLLSLRSMLQLDLPHVNVISKIDMLKNYGDLPFRLDYYTEAQDLQYLTPYLEKESNSVLGQNYVRLTELIGELVEDFHLVSFEVLSVENKKSMISLLSVIDKANGYSFGSEIGGDTIWSEATRQNGSGNGGYQDVDIHERWIDHKEEYDAEERRQEQAFKESLPQEEVDNKPLTEDEEWEAALKDWEEKHGGEGAMLR; encoded by the coding sequence ATGTTTGGACAGATAGTAATAGGGCCTCCTGGATCCGGGAAGTCTACTTATTGTCATGGGATGTATCAGTTTATGTCAGCAATTGGAAGAAAGCTGTGCATTATAAATCTCGACCCAGCGAACGACCGATTACCTTACCCCTGTGAGTTGGACATACGTGACTATATAAGTTTAGAAGAGATAATGGAGGAGTTAGATTTGGGTCCTAATGGAGGGTTAATGTATGCATTAGAGCTGTTAGACAAACAGGGCATAGATTTATTCATTGGcaaaattgaacaattaatCAACGAGAGCAACTATTTGTTATTTGATTGTCCTGGACAGGTTGAATTATTCACTCATCATAATTCCCTCTAtagaattttcaaaaagttAACTCAGCTCAAGCGATTGAGACTATGTGTTGTATCATTAATCGATTGCATTTATTTAACTAGCCCCTCACAGTATATATCCATATTGTTATTAAGTTTAAGATCAATGCTACAATTGGATCTACCTCATGTAAATGTTATCAGTAAAATAGACATGTTGAAAAACTATGGAGACTTGCCATTCAGATTGGATTACTATACTGAAGCTCAAGATTTGCAGTATTTGACTCCATATTTAGAAAAGGAATCTAATTCGGTATTGGGACAGAACTATGTGAGGTTGACAGAACTAATTGGAGAACTAGTTGAAGATTTCcatttggtttcttttgAAGTATTGTCAGTGGAGAATAAAAAGAGCATGATAAGCTTATTGAGTGTTATAGATAAGGCCAATGGTTATAGTTTTGGTAGTGAGATTGGTGGAGATACAATATGGAGTGAAGCTACTCGACAAAATGGTAGTGGGAATGGAGGCTATCAAGATGTAGATATCCACGAACGATGGATAGATCACAAAGAAGAGTATGATGCAGAAGAAAGAAGACAAGAACAAGCATTCAAGGAGAGTCTACCACAAGAAGAAGTGGACAATAAGCCATTGacagaagatgaagaatgGGAAGCTGCATTGAAAGACTGGGAAGAGAAACATGGAGGAGAAGGTGCCATGTTGAgataa
- a CDS encoding heme A:farnesyltransferase, putative (Similar to S. cerevisiae COX10;~In S. cerevisiae: catalyzes the first step in the conversion of protoheme to the heme A prosthetic group required for cytochrome c oxidase activity; human ortholog is associated with mitochondrial disorders), which translates to MSHRVVTLPRLHSVSNFNYFFQNTKRNLVIEQNFINNQYLLRKVLLPNLSGRVRHLTSQTSRFSDNTNAGRLSSSTSVIENVASKVLTCQEPEAQSSQKTGIDPSNATTHKHIPFKIIPKDSQASKTQPVTLFPKSKAQLKNTCTAYLKLTKPNLTVLVTLSSICSYAISPLSVSLQELLFLTVGTALCSGAANAINMGREPEFDKQMPRTVGRPVVRGLITPTQAYQFAAVSGAIGCGMLWFGVNPTVSLLGFSNIVLYAWLYTSMKRKSIINTWVGAVVGAIPPLMGWAASSSLAHPAAWCLAGLLYAWQFPHFNALSHGIAQQYKSAGYVMAAAENPRLNARVALRYSVLMFPLCFGLSYFGVTDWVFPFDSAIANGWLTYLAYIFWQQQERNYKNGAKATSEGLALAGVHAKKLFWCSVWHLPAVLILAMLHKKDQWNRLFEHIGLKTRKIEGRLEV; encoded by the coding sequence ATGTCACATAGAGTTGTAACACTTCCACGGTTACACTCTGTGAGCAactttaattatttttttcagaaCACCAAGAGGAACTTGGTTATAGAGcaaaattttatcaataaccAATACTTACTTCGTAAAGTGTTGTTACCAAATCTTAGTGGGAGAGTTCGACACTTGACTTCACAGACATCTCGATTTTCCGACAACACAAATGCTGGTAGATTGCTGTCATCTACATCTGTGATTGAGAACGTTGCCTCCAAAGTTTTAACATGTCAAGAGCCCGAAGCACAGCTGTCTCAAAAAACGGGCATCGACCCAAGTAATGCTACTACTCATAAACATATTCCATTTAAAATAATCCCAAAAGATTCACAAGCTTCAAAAACTCAACCAGTGACCCTTTTCCCAAAATCTAAAGCACAATTAAAGAACACTTGTACGGCATATCTAAAGTTGACAAAACCTAATCTAACAGTGCTAGTTACATTAAGCTCTATATGCTCTTACGCTATATCTCCGTTGTCAGTCTCATTACaagaattgttgtttttgacTGTGGGTACGGCATTATGTTCTGGAGCAGCAAATGCTATAAATATGGGCCGAGAGCCAGAGTTTGACAAACAAATGCCGCGAACAGTTGGAAGACCAGTTGTACGTGGGTTGATTACTCCCACACAGGCGTATCAATTTGCTGCTGTTAGTGGTGCTATTGGTTGTGGGATGTTGTGGTTTGGCGTCAACCCAACAGTGTCGTTGTTGGGGTTTTCAAATATCGTGTTGTATGCGTGGTTATATACATCcatgaaaagaaaatcaatcatTAATACATGGGTGGGTGCAGTTGTGGGAGCTATACCACCGTTGATGGGGTGGGCAGCCTCGTCTTCTTTGGCACATCCTGCAGCCTGGTGTTTGGCAGGACTCTTGTACGCGTGGCAGTTCCCTCATTTCAATGCTTTGTCCCATGGAATTGCCCAGCAGTATAAGCTGGCCGGATATGTTATGGCGGCAGCAGAAAATCCTAGACTAAATGCAAGAGTGGCGTTACGTTACTCTGTGCTTATGTTCCCGTTATGTTTTGGGTTGAGCTATTTTGGCGTTACCGACTGGGTCTTCCCATTTGACTCTGCTATTGCCAATGGCTGGTTGACTTATTTGGCATATATTTTCTGGCAACAACAAGAGAGGAATTATAAAAATGGAGCTAAAGCAACCAGTGAAGGATTAGCTTTGGCTGGAGTCCACGCCAAGAAGTTATTTTGGTGTTCAGTATGGCATTTGCCAGCAGTTTTGATATTGGCAATGTTGCATAAAAAGGATCAATGGAATCGATTGTTTGAGCATATTGGCTTGAAGACTCGAAAGATTGAGGGTAGATTGGAGGTCTGA
- a CDS encoding proteasome regulatory subunit, putative (Similar to S. cerevisiae RPN8) has product MSTAATSTNELALLDKSVVVSPLVLLSVVDHYNRVAKDSKKRVVGVILGDNSTDTIKVTNSYAIPFEEDEKNPGVWFLDHNFIDSMGEMFKKINAKEKLIGWYHSGPKLKPSDLKINEVFRRYTDNPLLLIVDVQPREVGIPTDAYFAVDDIKNDGSAAEKTFIHVPSLIEAEEAEEIGVEHLLRDIRDQAAGNLSLRVAETHQSLLGLHQKLGEIANYLDKVYQKKLPMNHTILGKLQNVFNLLPNLMQQSGSDPHSSSDSSHELATAFTVKTNDELMIIYISMLVRAIIAFHDLIENKLENKKLNESKAQASVADLSLNSEKKDSIEE; this is encoded by the coding sequence ATGTCTACAGCTGCAACTAGTACAAATGAATTGGCACTTTTGGATAAATCAGTAGTGGTTTCTCCATTGGTTTTACTATCGGTAGTGGATCATTATAATAGAGTTGCCAAAGATTCCAAGAAAAGAGTCGTTGGGGTAATATTGGGAGACAACTCTACCGACACAATTAAAGTCACAAACTCGTATGCAATTCCGTTTGAAGAAGACGAAAAGAATCCTGGAGTGTGGTTTTTGGATCACAATTTCATAGATTCAATGGGGGAAAtgttcaaaaaaatcaatgccaaagaaaaattgattggcTGGTACCATTCAGGGCCTAAATTGAAACCATCggatttgaaaattaacGAAGTTTTCAGAAGATACACTGATAACCCgttgttgttaattgtTGACGTACAACCAAGAGAAGTTGGCATTCCAACAGATGCATATTTTGCCGTTGATGATATCAAGAACGATGGTTCTGCTGCTGAGAAGACTTTTATTCATGTTCCTTCTTTGATTGAAGCAGAAGAAGCCGAAGAGATTGGGGTTGAGCATTTGTTAAGAGATATTAGAGACCAAGCAGCTGGTAACTTGTCATTAAGAGTTGCTGAAACACATCAATCATTATTGGGTTTGCATCAGAAACTTGGAGAAATTGCCAATTATTTGGATAAGGTTtaccaaaagaaattacCTATGAATCATACTATCTTGGGGAAATTACAGAatgtttttaatttattgcCAAATTTGATGCAACAACTGGGGAGTGATCCACACAGTAGCTCAGACTCGTCTCATGAATTAGCTACAGCATTTACTGTCAAAacaaatgatgaattgatgATCATATACATTAGTATGTTAGTTCGAGCTATTATTGCTTTCcatgatttgattgaaaacaagttagaaaataaaaagttgAACGAAAGTAAAGCACAAGCTTCTGTGGCAGACTTGTCATTAAATAGCGAAAAGAAAGATTCTATagaagaataa